In one window of Pseudobdellovibrionaceae bacterium DNA:
- a CDS encoding PIG-L family deacetylase gives MAIQPYNLIVTAHPDDEALFFSGLILQNRTRPWTVVCVTDGNADGRGSERTEELKSACEQLGVTDLQQWRFPDLFEKRLSTSDLEAKLESLSRPEAVYTHGILGEYGHPHHQDVSYSVHQTFSNITTVRSLAYNIFPDLSIALTEHQFQKKSKIITEIYQKETLRFLNFIPILAVEGFCNVNLSEVTHIYDFFTGKCELNLSCLEKYNHLGPYLQQQKQILNRRPF, from the coding sequence ATGGCCATTCAACCCTACAATCTCATTGTCACAGCTCACCCCGATGACGAGGCTTTGTTTTTTTCTGGCCTGATTCTTCAAAACCGAACCCGACCCTGGACTGTGGTCTGTGTCACTGATGGCAATGCGGACGGACGTGGCAGTGAACGCACCGAAGAACTCAAATCGGCCTGTGAGCAATTGGGTGTGACGGATCTTCAACAGTGGCGTTTTCCTGACCTCTTTGAAAAACGCCTTTCAACTTCAGACCTCGAAGCCAAACTTGAAAGCCTTTCCCGCCCGGAAGCCGTTTACACCCACGGCATTCTCGGTGAATATGGCCATCCCCACCACCAAGATGTGAGCTATTCTGTTCATCAAACTTTTTCGAACATCACAACAGTACGGAGCCTCGCGTACAATATCTTTCCTGATTTATCTATCGCACTGACTGAACACCAATTTCAGAAAAAATCAAAGATCATCACTGAAATTTACCAAAAAGAAACACTTCGGTTTTTAAACTTCATACCGATCTTGGCCGTAGAAGGCTTTTGCAATGTGAACCTTTCTGAGGTGACTCATATATACGATTTTTTCACTGGAAAATGTGAACTGAACCTGTCTTGTTTGGAAAAATACAACCATCTTGGCCCCTATTTGCAGCAACAAAAACAGATCTTAAATCGACGGCCGTTTTAA